The DNA region TAAAATATTCTTGTATTATTTCATATTTATAAGAAACCGCTAAAATGATTTCTTTAATATCTTGTTTTTTAAGGTATTTAAAAATAAATTCTAAAAAAGGTTTACCATTTACTGGTGCCATAGGTTTTGGAATACCACTTATCACACTTTTTAAACGCATTCCTAAGCCTCCACAAAGTATTATTGCTTGCAATCAAAACCTTTGCCAAAAAATTCTTCTTTAACTACAATGCGATCTATTATTGTGTATTGGATACTTTCTCCATTACTTACTAGTAAAGTTTTATTTCCATTTTTATACGCATTTGCAACTATTGAATAAGAGTTTAAATTTTCCATGACTTAACTCCTTCTTTTGCAAATGCAAAATCTTGCACATAACCTTGCTCTTTATTTAAAGCTTGAATTAAATCATATTTTTTAATAGGATCTACGAAAAAAAACATAAATCCACCCGCTCCTGCCCCACTTGTTTTTCCACTATAAGCCCCATTATCAATAGCAAGTTTATAAATTCTTTCAAGTTCATCATTACTAACAATATCAGAAATAATTTTTTTTGATTGCCAAGATTTACCTAAAATAGAAGCTAAAGTATCAAAATCAGCCTTAAACAAAGCCTCTTTCATCTTTATAGCATCTTCTTTTATAGCATGCATAGCTTTTAATGATTTATCATCACCTAATTTTCCTTTTTTATGCTCTTCTATATCTTTTGCCAATCTAGTAATATTTGTAAAATAAAGAACTGTTCTAGCTTCAAGCTCATTTGCTATCCAGTTTTTAATGCGCAAAGGATTAACAATAACACGTTTATTATCATAAAATTCCATAAAATTAAAACCACCAAAAGTTGCAGCATATTGATCTTGAGCGCCCCCTACTATGCCCATATCCTCTCTTTCTATCTCATAAGCGAGTTTAGCAATTTCATATTCTCCTAAAGGAAGATTAAGCCATTCTACAAAAGCCTTTATAATACCTACAACCAAAGTAGAACTTCCACCCAAACCGCTACCACTTGGTACATCAGAATAAGTATGCAAAGAAAAACTTAAAGGTTTTTTTGTAAAATCTTTAATTATACGGTTATAAATACTTTTAAAAATATCTAAATTTCCATCATATTCTAAAAATTCTTTGCTTTCATGCTCTGCATAAGAATTGGTATCTGGGGAATCAAAAATGATTTTTTTATCTTTTCTTTCAATCAAAGTACAATGTATATACAAAGATATGGTAGCATTTAAAACATAACCCGTGTATTTATCACAATATAAATTAATATCAGTTCCTCCACCTGCTAAACCTAAGCGTAAAGGAGTTTGTGTACGTATAGTTTTCATAGATATCCATATTTGCTATAATTTATATATAAATTATAGCAAAACTATACTTAACTTTTATTCATATAAATTAAACATTTGCAAAACGATTAACTTTCATCATTTCAAATGCTCTTAAAAGTTCCTTAATACCATCTTCTAATGAAACATCTGGTTTCCAGCCTGTAGCTTCTAATTTAGCATTTGAAACTAAATAATCTCTTTTATCTGGATCTTCACCTATATTAGCAGAATGGATATAAAAATCAGGAACATATTTTTTAATTGTTTCAGCAAGCTGTCTTTTAGTTAAGTTTGCAGCACTTAAACCCATATTATAAGCTTGACCTTTCATTATATCATAATTTTCTATACCATGAATGAAACCTTTTACAACATCACGAACATGAATATAATTGCGCCTAAAATGTTCTTCAAAAAGTACTATAAATCTATCCTTATAAGCACGATAAGTAAAATCATTAACCAATAAATCAAGTCTCATCCTAGGGGATATCCCAAAAACAGTTGCCAAACGAAAAGTTACACAATTTCCCTTATCAAGTAAATATTCTTCTGCATGAACTTTATCAATTCCATATTCTGAAATAGGACATAAAGGAGATTCTTCAGTACACATTGTATCTTTTTGACCTATCCCATAACCACTATTTGTATTAGGATAAATAAATATTTGAGAAGAACTTGCACAATCTCTTATCATTTTTATGGCTTCATAATTAACCATCTTAGCAAGCTTTGGATTTTTTTTACAAAGAGGAGCACCTACTAAAGCAGCCAAAGGAATAATAATATCAGATTTTGCAACTTCTTGCCTAATAAGATTTTCATCCATAGCATTACCATTTATAAAAGTAAAATTTTTATTATGCGTACAAGACAAAAGAGAAATTTGATTAAACATCAAATTATCTATAACGCAAACTTCGTATCCTTTATCAAGTAAAATTGGAGTTAAAACCGAACCTATATAACCTGCACCACCTGTAATTAAAACTTTTTTTGACATATTTTTCCTTTAAATCGATAGTTTTATCGATTTAAAGGAATTCTGCCTCTTTTAATTTCATTTCTCCAGTGATCTAACAAATCTTTAAGCATTTGTTTAACAGGAATTTCAGCTTTCCAATCGATAAAACTTTTTATTTTTGTGTTATCAAACATTTGATAATCTGCATCAATAGGACGCATTCTATCTTCATCTTGTTTTATCTGTATACCCCCCCCCTATATCACTAAAATTCAGTAATATATCTATAATTTCAGGAAGTTTAAAAGCCTCTTCTCCTGCTATATTAAAAGCTTCACCACAAGGCACATTACCTTTTTTGCTTTCAAGTGAAAGCAAATAATAAGCCCTAATAGCATCACGACAATCTTGAAAAGTCCTCACACTAGAAAGATTTCCCACTTTTATAACAGGCTCTTGATAGCCAGCTTCAATCAATGCAATTTGTTTAGCAACCGTACTCTCAAAAAAGACATCACTTCTTCTTGGACCACTATGCGTTCCCATTCTAGTAACAAAAGTTTTTATTCCATAAGCTTCTCCGTAAAATCTTCCAAGATAATCAGTTCCGATTTTGCTTATACTATAAGGACTTGCTCCATGAAATTGTGTTTCTTCATTTAATTTAATACCAACTTTAGCTTTTCCATAGACTTCACTTGATGAACATATATGAACCACAGGATCATAACCATCCTTTACTTTTAAAAGTCTAATGTTCTCTAAGATATTTGCACTACCTATGATATTGGTTTGTAAAGTTTCTATAGGTATATCAAAAGAAGTTTTTGGATAAGACTGTGCTGCTAAATGAAAGATCACATCAGGACGCTTATTTTCAAAAAGTTTTTGTATACTAGAATAATCATTTAAATCTGCATAAAAAATACTTATTCTATCTTTTTTATTTATTCTCTCGCTAAGATGATAAATATTATCCATACTTTCTTGCCAACGCATCATACCTATGATTTCATAATCTGTATTGGCGAGTAAAAAATCTGCCATTTGAGATCCCACTTGCCCTGTAAAACCTGTAATTAATGCTATTTTTTTCATAAATACCTTATCATTTTATAATATTTCACTTTTCTAAGTACCAATTATACATCATTTTGATACCTTCTTCAAGTTCAATTTTATGTTTCCATCCTAAAGAATGAATTTTAGAACAATCTAATAATCTATTCATAGAACTATCAGGTTTAGTAATATCGAATTTAAGCTCTCCTTTATAAGCTACAATCTTTTTAATAAGTTCTGCTAATTCCTTTATACAAAGATCTTTATTAGTGCCTATATTAATATGAGTATTTTTGATTTCTTTTATATTTTTAATATATAAATCTTTAAAATTAATATTTTGCATGATATAAATACAAGCATCAGCCAAATCTTGGCTATGTATAAACTCACGTCTTGGTTTGCCACTACCCCAAAGTTCTACGCTTTTCTCATCAATACCTTGGTTTTTTAAATATTGTTTTGCTTCATTTAAATCACTAATCTTTAAATCTAATAAAAGTTCTTCATATCTTGATTCGTGTAATAATTTTGCAAGATGAATTTTTCTTAACATTGCAGGCAAAACCTTAGCCGTCTTAAAATCAAAATCTTTAGTTTCTCCATATAAATTTGTCAAGGCCACGCAAATAAAATTAGTATCATATTGTAAATTATACGCTTCAGCCATCTTAAGTCCTGCTATCTTAGAAATAGCATAAGGCTCAGCTACATAGTCTAACTCAGCACTTAACAATGCTTCCTCTTTAATGGGATTGATTGCTTTTTGTGGATACATCCAAGAGCTTCCAAAAAAAATAAGCTTTTTTACATTATACATATAAGCATTATGAAAAACATTATTTTGTATCATTAAATTTTCATATAAAATATCAGCAGGAACCCTCATTCCTAAATGTCCTAATTTAGCTGCAGCAAAAAAAACATAATCAGGCTTTTCATAAGTAAAAAATTCTGCAACTTTTCTTTGATCAAGCAAATCTAATTCTTTATGATCTCTTATAATAATATTAGTAAAATCTAATTCTTTTAATCTTTTTAAAATAGCACTTCCAGCAGTTCCACTATGTCCTGCTATATATATTTTTGAATCTTTTTGCATTAATTATCCTTTTTCATAGCAAGAATATCGCGTTCTGAAAGAATAGGTGTATTAGTAGGCCAATTAATGCCTATTCTTTCATCATTCCATGCATAAGTAAATTGCTCATTAGCATCTACATATTCCCCCAAATAAGCACATTTATAGTAATAAACAGCACTTTTACTACTAACATAATGTCCATTTCCAAAACCTGCTGGTACTAAAATAATTTGCTGGTTATCTTCATTGATAATAAATTTCTCATGTTTTAAATAGGTTGGAGAATCTTTTCTACAATCTACCACAACTTGATGCACCTCGCCATAAACACAAGTAGCTAATTTATAAGTTTTTGTATCCCCATGGATACCGCGAATCACATTATATTTAGAGTGTATAAATTTATCATGTATAAACTTTAATCCCTCTGGCAATAATTTATCTATAGTTTCGCTAGTAAAAGCTGTCCAAATTTCTCCTCTTAAATCTCTAAATTTATTAGGAGTTATAATATAAACACCTTTTAAAATATCTGATTCTTGTATATCAAATTCTATTGCCATTATTTTCCCTTACGTTTAAAATTTTTATAAAGCTTATATATTTTATAAGGTAATAAAAAATAAGCCCCTCTGTATCTTTGTTTATGAGTTTTAAGCAACAAATCACCCAATTGATATGAAAGATGTTTTTTGCATTCCAATGATTCATTATAATCTGGACAAGATTTAAGATCTATATCTTGCATAGGATAATTTTTTAAAAGTTTATTTTGTTTTTTTTCCTGTCTTAAAATATGAAATATTTTCATTATCTCCATTTTTATTAAAGCATTACCTAATTTATATTTTATACTTGATTTAACATAACCTACAGCACTCAAACAATCTAGATCTAAATATCTAAGCAATAATTCTTTATCAGTATCATTTTTACTATTTAACAAAATCGATTTTAAATATTGAGCCTTTTTAACATCTCCTAAAAAAGTACAAATTTTAAAACCTACAACAATGATATAAGGATATTGCTCATCATTAAAATTTATATAATCATCATAACATTCATGAAAGGCACCTAAAGAATAAGGTAATAAAGTTTGAAAAAAAGCCTCATAACGCGTTTCTAAAATTTCTTTAATATTCTGATTAATTTTAGTATAATTACCTTGGATAAACAAACATTGCATAATATAAATTCTATATCCATCATTATCATGATCAAAATTTAAAGCTTGATTAAGATATTTAATTTGATTCTCTAAAGGTAATTTTAATTCTTTAGAAAGTTGAAATAATCTAAACAATGACATAGCTTGTTGTAAGCAATGCAAAGGAAATTTATTCATATTTTGATTGATCAATTCTAATTGTTGCCTGTTTGAAAAAACATCATGAAATGATATTAATTTATTGCGTCCAGAAATCATCATAGCCAGTTTTGAAAAAACAGATTCTTTTGCTGAGTAAATTTTTTCAGCTTTAGACATAAAATTAATTTCAAAAAAAGCTCTTTGCATCTCTGTATAATCAGATTTTATAAAAGAACCAATATCAATTATATTTAAATGACTATATTGCTGAAAAGATTTTAAATAACGCACCAATTCTTGATTGGCGTTTAAATCCTGTCCAAAAATTATAATATTATGGTTATTATCTAGCTCTTTTATAGCAAGCTCTAAAGCAATCTCATAAGGAAAAAGTCTCTCAACAACAGGTGTAAAACTAGGGGCTTTTCTTATGTTTGAAAAAATAATATCCCCTCCTCTAATATGCAAAGCTATAAAATTACTTTTTAATTGCATAATATCTTTTTCAACTTTAGCTAAGATATCTTGATACTGTTTTGAAAAACTAATTGTCTTACAAATCTCTTGTATTTCATATAAACATTCACTTTCTTCACAGTTTTCAATCCATAAGCTTGGCAAAATATCTGTAGAATACCATCCCCATTCTTGTTCAAAATTCTCTTCACTATTTAAAAATTCAAAAGTTCTTTGATATTTTCTTATAGTATTACCATGACTATATTCTAATCCTTCTGAAGGTAATAAATATTTTTCAATAAAATCTTCACCAAAGACAACATCAACCTCATCCATACAATTACCCAAATAATTCAATTTTTCATTTTTATGAGATTCTGTAATCCCCATAAAAGCTAAATCTATAGAGTTATGCCATAAAAATCCAAATTCAAAATCCATTTTTTTAGCTAAATACATACCTACTAAAATACTAGCTATTCTCATCCCTAATCCATCTGGTTTAGATGATATAATATAACCTTTTTTTCTTTTTTTAAAAATTTCAACTTTAGCCAAATTCAGAACCTTTCTTTCTAAAACTATCTTCACATATCGTGCTTGAATTTTATGAGATAAAATAATATTACATTCAAGATTATTATATTTCCATAAATAAAAATCTTGAGGAATGAATGTCCATTGTATGTTATTAGTTGAAATATAAATTTTAATATCATGTACATTAGATCTTAAAAAAATATTCTTATTTGTAAGAATTTTTATTTTTTCTAAGAAATATAAGTCTAATAAATCAACCATCCACCAAGATTCTTCATCTTTAGAAGTACAAACTGTATCTTCAAGAATAATCTTGGTATTTATCAGTCTAGAAGCATCATTAAATTTAGAATAAATACTCAAAGAACTCTGCATTGCTTTTTTATTTTGAGAAATATTAATCAAAGCATAATCAGGAAGTAAAAAATAAGATTTTTTATCATTATTATAATTAGCTTTTTTCACTTTTTTCTTTTTATATATTTTATACCAAATAAAAGGCAAAATCAAAGGTTTACCCAAATACCATTGTTTCATTGATTTAATTAAAGTTTCACCTATTTTATAAGAAAGATGATTTTTTACTCGCACAATATCATTATAATCAGGATATTCATCTAATCTAGGAAGTATTTTTTGTTTTTTATTAATTTGAAATTTTACACATTCAAAAATTAATCTAAACGGTATTAAATAAAAATTATATATTTTACTATGAGTAATAATATATCCTAATTTATAAGAAAGATGATTTAAAATTCTATATCTTACCAGTCCATATTTAGAAAAAAACTCAAATTCTGGATAGCGTTTAGCATTAATTTTATAAATAGGTTTATGTTGTTTAAAAAGTTCTTTAACTTGTCTAGGATCATATCTTAATTCAGAAAAATCAAAATACCAAAAATACAAAAATACAAACAAAGCTTCTTCTAATAATATCCCCTTATCTTTATCATAATTATATGCAATAAATTCTCTAATATACCATGCATTCAAAAAAATACTACTTTTTGTATGATATTCTTTAATATTTTTTATATCTCCTTTAAAAATATTATATAAATCCTGGATATAAGGAGGTACGCTGGATTTACTTGCAACCTTATCATAAGAAGCTGTAGATTCTTTACGTATACGATAATAATATAAGACTTTTGGAAATACATAAATATTATCAGCTTGAGCAAAAAGTAATATACCAAAATGTACATCTTCATGAATCAAACCATCCAAAAATTTTAATTTTATTTTTTGCAAATAGGCAAAAGAATATATACCCCCACACACACACCAAAAAGGAAGGTCAGCTTGAATTTTTAAACACCTTTGAATCCATTGCAAAGCTGTAATTTTTTCTGGTTTATAATATTCATAAATTTGCATCTGCGATTGAGTTAAATTAGTTTTATATTTATAATGCTTTTCCTCGATATTATCATAAAACATTTGATAATCAAACCAAACTATGTCCATTTGATCAGATCTTTTAATACATTCTTCAATACAATCAAAACTCCAATAATCATCAGGATCTAAAAATACAATATAATCTATTTTAGGGTTTTTAAATTCTTTTAAATCTTTTTCATCTTTAAAAGCTTTAAAGCTTTTATATACTTTGTGTATATTATAAGGATTATGTTTAGATAATTGAAATTCTATTAAAGTATTTTCTTTAATATGTGTAGTGATATTTTTAAATTCATATTCTTGGCTAAAATATTCTATGCCTACATTTCTAGCTGTACTTTGTCCTCCATTTTCTTTATCAAAGAGTATAAATCTTTCATCTTTTAAAGTATATTCTTTAGCTATATTTAGTGAATGTTCATCTGTACTTCCATCATTTACTAATACAATTTGTAAATTCTTATAAGTTTGATTGATTACACTATCTAAACATTCTTTTAAATATTTTTCTACATTGTATACAGGTATGACTACGCCAACGGTTTTCATGATTTCCTTTTTATTTCTTTTTTAATAGTTTGATACAAAAATTTGATATACCCCCCCCCTGTACCAAGTTTTACTTGCCTTTATAAATTCTTTTCCTAATTTATAAGAAAGATGATTTTTAAATTTTATTGCTTCATTATAATCAGGATAAGTTTCTAAAGGAGGTAATTTTAAAGAAGGATATTTTTTTATTTTAAATTGATAAGCTTTTTGTTCTTGTTTATGTGAAATAACAATACTTATTAATATAAAAGGTAATAATATATAATTTAATACATTTTTAGAATTTATAATCATAGCTTGACCTAATTTATAAGAGAGTTGATTTTGAATTCTTTGTTTGGCTGTACCGTGTTGGGTTTGAAAGTATAGTAAGTTTTCTTTAGTTATTAGTATTTCATTATTGGTTTGCAAAGTTTCATTTAAATTATGTATTTGATTGTTTTTAGAATTAATAATATTTTCAAAACTAAGTATTGTAGTTTCAATATTAATTGGTAATTGATTTTGATAAAAATTAATTCCTGGCATATCTTTGGCTAATAAAATATCATTGATACAATTATCGTATCTGTTTTCTAAAATAAAATCATTGTTTGCATAAGCAGATAAAGGAAAATAATTGGCTAAAGTGCTATGATCACATAGGGTATAGATATTAACACTATAGAGTGATTTTAATAATTTTAATACTTGTATATCATATTCTTTAGAATGGCAATTTGAAGGTTTGAAATTTATCATGTAGGGAAATAATTTTTTTATATTTTCACTCATGGCTTTAAAAGCATAAATATTTTCTCCTTCATAAAAATCTATCCCACACAAATATATGTTTTTATACCCTAGTGCTATGGCTATAGCACACATATATATACCAGAAGTAATTCTTTTATTAAAATAAATTTCATTATATTTGATATAAGCATAAAATTCTTTAAGATTTTCAATAATTTCATAGCCAAGTTTAGCATCAGGAAAAAAATCATAAAATTTATTTATAAAATTATCATTTTCAATAAAAGGTAGTTTAAATGTAGAGCAAATAATCTTATCTATAGTATATTCATTATTAAATTGGAGTTGTTTAGTAGTGTGGTATTGTTCTAAAAAAACACCTGGATTAAAAAATACAGCTTTGATATTTTTTCCCAAATGATACTTATCTTCAAAATAAAATTGATTACACCTAAAAACATCATATTCTTTAGGTAATCTTTGATAATTAATAGTTTTAAGACTAGGTCCATTTCCTGCTATGATGATATTTTGCATAGATTATCCTTAAAATGAAGATAGATTGATTTTAATTCTTTTGTTATTCTGTTTTTAGGGATATTAAAACACCTTCTATCATTTTTTTAATATCGCCATCAAGAATGCTATCTACTTGCGAAAAAGCTTGTCCACTACGATTATCTTTAACTTGCTGATAAGGAAAAAGCACATAAGATCTTATTTGATGTCCCCAGGCTATATCGCTTTTTTCATTTGTGTTGGCATTATTTTGTTGTTTTGCAAGTTCAAGTTCATAAAGTCTTGATTTTAACATTTTAAAGGCTGTAGCCTTGTTTTTGTGTTGGCTTCTATCATTTTGACATTGTACAACTATACCTGTTGGAAAATGTGTGATTCTAACAGCTGATTCTGTTTTATTAACATGTTGTCCTCCTGCTCCACTAGCACGATAATAATCAATTCTTATATCTTTTTCTTCGATTTGGATTTCTATATCATCATCAAGTTCAGGGCTTACCATAACGCTTGAAAAACTTGTATGACGTCTACCTGCGCTATCAAAAGGAGAGGTTCTTACTAAACGGTGTATACCATTTTCAGCTTTTAAATAGCCATAAGCATTTTCCCCTTTGACCAAAAAACTTACATCTTTAAGTCCTGCTTCTTCGCCTTCTTGAAAATCTAAAGTTTCAGCTTTAAATCCTTCTCTTTCGCAAAATCTTAGATACATTCTATAAAGCATACTTGCCCAGTCATTGCTTTCTGTTCCACCTGCGCCAGGATGGATAGAAACTATAGCATTTTTATTATCATTTTCCCCGCTTAAAAGCATGGAAATTTCAAGATCAGTAATGCTATCTTCAAGTTTGCTAGCCTCGTTAAATAAAGCTTGTAAGGTTTCTACATCATTTTCAGCATTAGCAAGATCAAAAAGTTCGCTTGCATCATTTAAAATATTAAAAGCATTTTCATAGTTTTTAAGTAAATTAGTGATTTTAGTTTTTTCTTTGCCTATAATGCTTGCTTGTTTAACATCATTCCAAAAAGATGAAGAATTTTCAAGATCTTCAATTTCTTTAAGTCTTGTTTTGATATTTTCAGGTTTAATGATAGAAGCTATATTATTGACTTTATTTTTAAGAGTTTTTAAAAGTTCACTAAATTCGTAATTATCCATAAAATTTTTCTTTAATTATAATTATATTTTTTTGATTTTTTAGGTATTATATCAAAACAACATTAATAATTAGGAAAAATATGCCAAAACTTTTTTTAATGTCTTTAGGATGCAATAAAAATTTAGTTGATAGTGAGATTATGTTAGGTAGACTTAGTGCTTATGAGCTGTGTGATGAGCCAAGTAAAGCTGATGTTTTAATCATAAATACTTGCGGTTTTATCCATAGTGCAAAACAAGAAAGTATTAATGCAATTTTAGATTTGCATAATCAAAGAAAAAAAGATTCGCTTTTAGTTGTAACGGGTTGTTTAATGCAGCGCTACCGTGAGGAGTTGATCAAAGAGCTTCCAGAAGTAGATCTTTTTACTGGTGTGGGTGATTATGAAAGAATCGATGAAATGATACTTAAAAAAACCAATTTATTTTCTAATTCAACCTATTTGCAAGGTGAAAATGCTAAACGTATTATCACAGGTTCAAATTTTCATGCTTTTATTAAAATTGCTGAAGGGTGTAATCAAAAATGTTCTTTTTGTGCTATTCCAAACTTTAAAGGTAGATTAAAATCACGTGAAATAGCAAGCATTATAACAGAACTTAAAGAATTAGTAGCAAGAGGTTATAAGGACTTTTCCTTTATCGCACAAGATACAAGTTCTTATTTATTTGATAAGGGTCAAAAAGATGGTCTTATACGTTTAATTGATGAAGTAGAAAAAGTTCAAGGTATTGAAGCGGCTAGAATTTTATATCTTTATCCAACAAGCATAAGTGAAAACTTAATCAAACGTATTATAGATTCTAAAATTTTTGTTAATTATTTTGACATGCCTTTGCAGCATATTAGCAATCATATGCTTAAAATCATGAAACGCGGTGTAAATCAAAATAAACTTAAAGAAATGCTTTCTTTAATGAGAAGCGCCCCAGATAGCTTTTTGCGTACAGGATTTATTGTTGGGCACCCTGGGGAAAGTGATGAGGATTTTAAAGAACTTTGTGAGTTTTTAAAAGATTTTGCTTTTGATAGAGTGAGTGTTTTTGCTTATTCTAAAGAAGAAGATACTTGTGCTTTTTACATGGAGCAAGTGCCTTTTAAAGTGATCAATCAAAGACTTGATGTGATAGAAAAACTTGTAGATAAATGCATAGAAAAAAGTTTTGAAAAAGAAGTGGGACAAAAACGTTTAGTTATTTGCTCTGGAGAAAGTAGTGAAGGTGAATTTTTTATAGCAGGAAAAGATTTAAGATGGGATAGAGAAATTGATGGAGAAATTCTTATTAATGAAAGCGAATGTGGAAATTTGGAAATAGGACAAATTTATGAATGTGAAATCATTCAAAATGTAGATAACAAACTTATTGCTAAAGCTTTAAGAAAAATACATGCAGCTTAAAGGAGAGATTTTAAATTTATTAAGAAAGGGAAAAAATTTATTAGCCTTTTCTTATGGGAGTGATTCTAGTGCACTTTTTTATTTTTTATTACAAGAACAAATTGATTTTGATTTAGCGATGATAAACTATAAAATGAGAAAAAATAGTGATTTAG from Campylobacter hepaticus includes:
- a CDS encoding dehydrogenase, which translates into the protein MKTIRTQTPLRLGLAGGGTDINLYCDKYTGYVLNATISLYIHCTLIERKDKKIIFDSPDTNSYAEHESKEFLEYDGNLDIFKSIYNRIIKDFTKKPLSFSLHTYSDVPSGSGLGGSSTLVVGIIKAFVEWLNLPLGEYEIAKLAYEIEREDMGIVGGAQDQYAATFGGFNFMEFYDNKRVIVNPLRIKNWIANELEARTVLYFTNITRLAKDIEEHKKGKLGDDKSLKAMHAIKEDAIKMKEALFKADFDTLASILGKSWQSKKIISDIVSNDELERIYKLAIDNGAYSGKTSGAGAGGFMFFFVDPIKKYDLIQALNKEQGYVQDFAFAKEGVKSWKI
- a CDS encoding GDP-L-fucose synthase family protein produces the protein MQKDSKIYIAGHSGTAGSAILKRLKELDFTNIIIRDHKELDLLDQRKVAEFFTYEKPDYVFFAAAKLGHLGMRVPADILYENLMIQNNVFHNAYMYNVKKLIFFGSSWMYPQKAINPIKEEALLSAELDYVAEPYAISKIAGLKMAEAYNLQYDTNFICVALTNLYGETKDFDFKTAKVLPAMLRKIHLAKLLHESRYEELLLDLKISDLNEAKQYLKNQGIDEKSVELWGSGKPRREFIHSQDLADACIYIMQNINFKDLYIKNIKEIKNTHINIGTNKDLCIKELAELIKKIVAYKGELKFDITKPDSSMNRLLDCSKIHSLGWKHKIELEEGIKMMYNWYLEK
- a CDS encoding dTDP-4-dehydrorhamnose 3,5-epimerase family protein, which encodes MAIEFDIQESDILKGVYIITPNKFRDLRGEIWTAFTSETIDKLLPEGLKFIHDKFIHSKYNVIRGIHGDTKTYKLATCVYGEVHQVVVDCRKDSPTYLKHEKFIINEDNQQIILVPAGFGNGHYVSSKSAVYYYKCAYLGEYVDANEQFTYAWNDERIGINWPTNTPILSERDILAMKKDN
- a CDS encoding alpha-2,3-sialyltransferase, with amino-acid sequence MQNIIIAGNGPSLKTINYQRLPKEYDVFRCNQFYFEDKYHLGKNIKAVFFNPGVFLEQYHTTKQLQFNNEYTIDKIICSTFKLPFIENDNFINKFYDFFPDAKLGYEIIENLKEFYAYIKYNEIYFNKRITSGIYMCAIAIALGYKNIYLCGIDFYEGENIYAFKAMSENIKKLFPYMINFKPSNCHSKEYDIQVLKLLKSLYSVNIYTLCDHSTLANYFPLSAYANNDFILENRYDNCINDILLAKDMPGINFYQNQLPINIETTILSFENIINSKNNQIHNLNETLQTNNEILITKENLLYFQTQHGTAKQRIQNQLSYKLGQAMIINSKNVLNYILLPFILISIVISHKQEQKAYQFKIKKYPSLKLPPLETYPDYNEAIKFKNHLSYKLGKEFIKASKTWYRGGVYQIFVSNY
- a CDS encoding NAD-dependent epimerase/dehydratase family protein, with protein sequence MSKKVLITGGAGYIGSVLTPILLDKGYEVCVIDNLMFNQISLLSCTHNKNFTFINGNAMDENLIRQEVAKSDIIIPLAALVGAPLCKKNPKLAKMVNYEAIKMIRDCASSSQIFIYPNTNSGYGIGQKDTMCTEESPLCPISEYGIDKVHAEEYLLDKGNCVTFRLATVFGISPRMRLDLLVNDFTYRAYKDRFIVLFEEHFRRNYIHVRDVVKGFIHGIENYDIMKGQAYNMGLSAANLTKRQLAETIKKYVPDFYIHSANIGEDPDKRDYLVSNAKLEATGWKPDVSLEDGIKELLRAFEMMKVNRFANV
- a CDS encoding glycosyltransferase: MKTVGVVIPVYNVEKYLKECLDSVINQTYKNLQIVLVNDGSTDEHSLNIAKEYTLKDERFILFDKENGGQSTARNVGIEYFSQEYEFKNITTHIKENTLIEFQLSKHNPYNIHKVYKSFKAFKDEKDLKEFKNPKIDYIVFLDPDDYWSFDCIEECIKRSDQMDIVWFDYQMFYDNIEEKHYKYKTNLTQSQMQIYEYYKPEKITALQWIQRCLKIQADLPFWCVCGGIYSFAYLQKIKLKFLDGLIHEDVHFGILLFAQADNIYVFPKVLYYYRIRKESTASYDKVASKSSVPPYIQDLYNIFKGDIKNIKEYHTKSSIFLNAWYIREFIAYNYDKDKGILLEEALFVFLYFWYFDFSELRYDPRQVKELFKQHKPIYKINAKRYPEFEFFSKYGLVRYRILNHLSYKLGYIITHSKIYNFYLIPFRLIFECVKFQINKKQKILPRLDEYPDYNDIVRVKNHLSYKIGETLIKSMKQWYLGKPLILPFIWYKIYKKKKVKKANYNNDKKSYFLLPDYALINISQNKKAMQSSLSIYSKFNDASRLINTKIILEDTVCTSKDEESWWMVDLLDLYFLEKIKILTNKNIFLRSNVHDIKIYISTNNIQWTFIPQDFYLWKYNNLECNIILSHKIQARYVKIVLERKVLNLAKVEIFKKRKKGYIISSKPDGLGMRIASILVGMYLAKKMDFEFGFLWHNSIDLAFMGITESHKNEKLNYLGNCMDEVDVVFGEDFIEKYLLPSEGLEYSHGNTIRKYQRTFEFLNSEENFEQEWGWYSTDILPSLWIENCEESECLYEIQEICKTISFSKQYQDILAKVEKDIMQLKSNFIALHIRGGDIIFSNIRKAPSFTPVVERLFPYEIALELAIKELDNNHNIIIFGQDLNANQELVRYLKSFQQYSHLNIIDIGSFIKSDYTEMQRAFFEINFMSKAEKIYSAKESVFSKLAMMISGRNKLISFHDVFSNRQQLELINQNMNKFPLHCLQQAMSLFRLFQLSKELKLPLENQIKYLNQALNFDHDNDGYRIYIMQCLFIQGNYTKINQNIKEILETRYEAFFQTLLPYSLGAFHECYDDYINFNDEQYPYIIVVGFKICTFLGDVKKAQYLKSILLNSKNDTDKELLLRYLDLDCLSAVGYVKSSIKYKLGNALIKMEIMKIFHILRQEKKQNKLLKNYPMQDIDLKSCPDYNESLECKKHLSYQLGDLLLKTHKQRYRGAYFLLPYKIYKLYKNFKRKGK